A genomic stretch from Lathyrus oleraceus cultivar Zhongwan6 chromosome 2, CAAS_Psat_ZW6_1.0, whole genome shotgun sequence includes:
- the LOC127118589 gene encoding uncharacterized protein LOC127118589 produces MVKISVEICIISARGVRASPSLWKHQWYAVGWVDPTNKYITKVDASTNTNPLWRTKFSVPVDNSDPGFQDLALNVQVYSRDPFFFSEKLHGSATVLLKEFLAKDTQNEEIGSYQLRKNKSKKPRGFVDVSVRVSQDKEESNSHSGNEGGGILLSDNGSNKGGNGQRYHQQMDPVSFNGPFKQAQTNEPYSHPMPFPTNYSNPYVGGPTYPAGAGPSYQPPPPPPPSNFGYVPTFHQSNDGLAPSYFNMPSSSGTAPRQRGPPGFAMGAGAGALAAGAVMFGDNLMSGFDFPSGIGDPAISIATDPLF; encoded by the exons ATGGTGAAAATCTCTGTCGAGATATGCATAATATCAGCTCGTGGAGTAAGAGCTTCACCTTCACTTTGGAAACATCAATGGTACGCAGTTGGTTGGGTTGATCCAACCAACAAATACATCACCAAAGTTGATGCTTCCACCAACACAAACCCTCTTTGGAGAACCAAGTTTTCTGTTCCAGTTGATAATTCAGACCCGGGTTTTCAAGATCTTGCATTGAATGTTCAAGTTTATAGCAGAGACCCTTTTTTCTTCTCAGAGAAACTTCATGGTTCAGCCACTGTTCTTCTCAAAGAGTTTCTTGCAAAAGACACGCAGAATGAAGAAATTGGAAGCTATCAGTTGAGAAAGAACAAGTCTAAGAAACCAAGAGGGTTTGTTGATGTTTCGGTTCGTGTTTCTCAAGACAAAGAAGAATCAAATTCTCACTCAG GTAATGAGGGAGGAGGAATATTGCTCTCAGATAATGGTAGTAATAAGGGTGGGAATGGACAAAGATATCACCAACAAATGGATCCAGTTTCATTCAATGGACCATTTAAACAAGCACAGACTAATGAACCCTACTCACATCCAATGCCATTTCCCACAAACTACTCTAACCCTTATGTGGGTGGACCAACCTACCCTGCAGGAGCTGGACCAAGTTATCAACCACCGCCACCACCTCCACCGTCAAATTTCGGTTACGTTCCCACTTTTCATCAAAGTAATGATGGGTTGGCACCAAGTTATTTTAATATGCCATCATCATCAGGGACAGCTCCTAGGCAGAGGGGACCTCCAGGATTTGCAATGGGAGCTGGTGCTGGAGCATTGGCAGCTGGTGCTGTAATGTTTGGTGATAACTTAATGTCAGGATTTGATTTTCCTTCTGGTATTGGAGATCCTGCTATTTCTATTGCAACTGATCCTCTTTTCTAA